One stretch of Paenibacillus sp. AN1007 DNA includes these proteins:
- a CDS encoding NAD(P)H-dependent glycerol-3-phosphate dehydrogenase, translated as MSKKVAVLVAGSWGTALASVLAANELDVVMWTRSEEQAAEINTQHTNARYLPGAELSSRIRATSDMEAAVAGAAAVLIVAPSSAMRAVTHQFKPFYTPDMLIIHATKGFETESLKRMSTVIAEELECEEGRIVVLSGPSHAEEVVKRCPTTVVVASLDKSTAEAVQGLFMNAYFRVYTNRDMLGVELAGAFKNIIALGAGMSDGLQFGDNAKAALLTRGLAEITRIGVEMGANPLTFSGLAGIGDLVVTATSQHSRNWRAGSMLGQGQKLDDVLQSMGMVVEGIRTTQAAYFISQKTGVQMPIADQLYHVLFLNREPRAAVEALMGRDPKTEMEVMKLETWEQWHS; from the coding sequence TTGTCTAAAAAAGTTGCTGTACTGGTTGCAGGCAGCTGGGGAACAGCACTCGCCAGTGTACTCGCCGCAAACGAACTGGATGTAGTAATGTGGACACGTAGTGAAGAACAGGCCGCTGAGATTAATACACAGCATACCAATGCACGTTACCTTCCTGGTGCAGAGCTGTCTTCCCGTATTCGGGCAACGAGTGATATGGAAGCGGCAGTTGCAGGTGCAGCCGCTGTTTTAATTGTCGCGCCTTCGTCTGCGATGCGTGCGGTCACGCACCAGTTCAAACCTTTTTATACACCCGATATGCTGATTATTCATGCTACCAAAGGTTTCGAGACGGAAAGTCTGAAACGGATGTCTACGGTGATCGCTGAAGAGCTTGAATGCGAAGAAGGACGGATCGTGGTGCTGTCGGGTCCAAGTCATGCCGAAGAAGTAGTGAAGCGCTGTCCAACAACTGTAGTTGTGGCCTCACTGGATAAATCTACCGCCGAGGCCGTTCAGGGATTGTTTATGAATGCCTATTTTCGTGTGTATACCAATCGGGATATGCTTGGAGTTGAGTTGGCCGGAGCTTTCAAAAATATCATTGCGCTAGGGGCGGGGATGTCAGATGGTCTTCAATTTGGAGACAACGCCAAAGCAGCTCTGTTAACTCGTGGACTTGCCGAGATTACACGTATCGGTGTAGAAATGGGGGCCAATCCGTTAACATTTTCCGGACTGGCGGGGATCGGTGATCTGGTTGTAACAGCGACAAGTCAGCACAGCCGGAACTGGAGAGCAGGTTCCATGCTGGGACAGGGACAGAAGCTGGACGATGTGCTTCAATCCATGGGCATGGTTGTTGAAGGGATTCGCACCACACAGGCTGCCTATTTTATTTCTCAGAAAACCGGTGTTCAAATGCCGATCGCAGATCAACTGTATCATGTATTATTCCTGAACAGAGAGCCGCGAGCCGCGGTTGAAGCTTTAATGGGGCGCGACCCCAAAACCGAGATGGAAGTGATGAAGCTCGAAACATGGGAGCAGTGGCACTCCTGA
- a CDS encoding stage VI sporulation protein F: MGSNISKDALKAINKKTGKTITEGAVKKLASTVKPTTMQNEAQLRQLIKQVSAMAKIPVSEDTVQDIVSAVKKSGLNPSNMESLMKMMMKK; the protein is encoded by the coding sequence ATGGGCAGCAACATTTCGAAAGATGCGCTGAAAGCAATTAACAAAAAAACGGGCAAAACGATCACTGAAGGTGCAGTCAAGAAACTGGCCAGCACCGTGAAACCAACAACGATGCAGAATGAGGCTCAGCTTCGCCAGTTGATCAAACAAGTATCCGCTATGGCAAAAATACCGGTATCTGAGGATACGGTTCAGGATATTGTGAGTGCAGTCAAGAAAAGCGGACTGAATCCAAGCAATATGGAGTCGTTAATGAAGATGATGATGAAAAAATAA
- a CDS encoding DUF2768 family protein: MSAMDKMWLSLVAILIMGLSVFLITFARAKTKGLVRGILSIIAFLIMLIGFFGGIASLT, encoded by the coding sequence ATGAGCGCGATGGACAAGATGTGGCTGTCATTGGTGGCCATCCTCATTATGGGATTATCTGTATTTTTAATTACATTTGCCCGTGCCAAGACAAAGGGGTTGGTACGGGGCATTCTTTCCATTATTGCATTTTTAATTATGCTCATCGGCTTTTTCGGTGGAATTGCTTCTCTGACTTAG
- a CDS encoding 2Fe-2S iron-sulfur cluster-binding protein, with amino-acid sequence MQEVVTFLPMNKSVKVQSGTTILQAARRAGIRIPTRCDGKAACLMCKVNVGQDEMHALLPPSEPEKRKLGHLIEAGTRLSCQAKVRGELKVHIPEDPLKAAIRKQLERQQQDEDDWFS; translated from the coding sequence ATGCAGGAAGTAGTTACATTTTTACCCATGAACAAATCTGTCAAAGTGCAGTCAGGAACGACCATTCTGCAAGCTGCACGGCGGGCCGGGATTCGAATACCTACCCGATGTGATGGTAAGGCAGCATGTCTGATGTGCAAAGTGAACGTGGGGCAGGACGAGATGCATGCACTGCTCCCTCCTTCAGAACCTGAAAAGAGAAAGCTGGGACATCTGATTGAAGCGGGAACAAGACTATCGTGTCAGGCTAAAGTGCGTGGAGAGTTAAAGGTACATATTCCGGAAGATCCGCTTAAAGCGGCCATTCGGAAACAGCTTGAGCGTCAGCAGCAGGATGAAGACGACTGGTTTTCATAA
- the spoIVA gene encoding stage IV sporulation protein A codes for MEKVDIFKDIAERTGGDIYLGVVGAVRTGKSTFIKRFMETIVLPNITSEADRARAVDELPQSAAGKTIMTTEPKFVPNNAVQIKVAEGLDVNVRLVDCVGYAVEGAKGYEDENGPRMISTPWFEEPIPFQEAAEIGTRKVIQEHSTLGVVVTTDGTIAEIARSSYVESEERVIAELKEVGKPFVLVINSTRPRSEEALQLRSELAAKYDIPVMTLSAATMTEDDVTGVLREVLYEFPVHEVNVNLPSWVMVLNDTHWLRSNYENSVRDTVKDIRRLRDVDRVVSQFMEYEFIDRAGLSGMNMGQGVAEIDLYAPDELYDQILVEVVGIEIRGKDHLLQLMQEFSHAKREYDRFAEALEMVKTTGYGIAAPSLAEMALDEPELIRQGTKFGVRLKATAPSIHMIRVDVESEFAPIIGTEKQSEELVRYLMQDFENDPIKVWDSDMFGRSLHSIVREGIQGKIAMMPDNARYKLQETLGRIINEGSGGLIAIIL; via the coding sequence TTGGAGAAAGTGGACATTTTTAAGGACATAGCTGAGCGGACCGGAGGGGATATCTATCTCGGGGTTGTCGGCGCAGTCCGGACGGGGAAATCAACATTTATTAAACGATTCATGGAAACGATCGTACTTCCGAACATCACCAGCGAAGCAGATCGTGCCCGTGCAGTGGATGAACTTCCACAGAGTGCAGCAGGTAAAACGATCATGACAACCGAGCCCAAATTCGTACCGAACAACGCAGTCCAGATCAAAGTGGCTGAAGGGCTGGATGTTAATGTTCGTTTGGTCGATTGTGTAGGTTACGCGGTGGAAGGTGCCAAGGGATACGAGGATGAAAATGGTCCGCGTATGATCTCCACACCTTGGTTCGAAGAGCCGATTCCTTTTCAGGAAGCGGCCGAGATTGGTACACGCAAAGTGATACAGGAGCATTCCACGCTTGGCGTTGTCGTTACAACAGACGGCACAATCGCCGAGATCGCCCGCAGTTCCTATGTAGAGTCCGAAGAGCGAGTAATTGCAGAGTTGAAAGAAGTGGGCAAACCGTTTGTCCTCGTAATCAACTCTACACGCCCTCGCAGTGAAGAAGCACTGCAGCTTCGGAGTGAACTCGCAGCCAAATACGACATCCCGGTAATGACTCTCAGTGCGGCCACGATGACCGAAGATGATGTCACAGGTGTACTTCGTGAGGTATTGTATGAGTTCCCTGTACATGAAGTGAATGTGAACCTGCCGAGCTGGGTTATGGTGCTGAATGATACGCACTGGCTTCGCAGCAACTATGAAAATTCGGTGCGGGACACGGTAAAAGATATTCGCAGACTGCGCGACGTGGATCGTGTCGTGTCACAATTCATGGAATATGAATTCATAGATCGCGCGGGTCTGAGCGGCATGAATATGGGCCAGGGTGTAGCGGAGATTGATCTCTATGCACCGGATGAGCTGTATGACCAGATTCTCGTGGAAGTTGTCGGCATCGAAATCAGGGGCAAGGATCATCTGCTGCAGCTTATGCAGGAGTTCTCACATGCGAAGAGAGAGTATGACCGCTTTGCCGAGGCGCTGGAGATGGTCAAAACGACGGGATACGGCATAGCTGCACCATCCCTTGCCGAGATGGCACTCGATGAACCGGAACTGATTCGTCAAGGCACGAAATTCGGTGTCCGCCTGAAAGCGACCGCACCGTCCATCCACATGATTCGTGTCGATGTGGAGTCGGAATTTGCGCCGATTATCGGTACGGAGAAGCAGAGCGAGGAACTGGTCAGATATCTGATGCAGGACTTCGAGAACGATCCAATCAAGGTATGGGATTCAGATATGTTTGGCCGCTCGTTACACTCCATTGTGCGTGAAGGTATTCAAGGTAAAATTGCCATGATGCCGGACAATGCCAGGTATAAACTGCAGGAGACGCTGGGACGAATTATCAACGAAGGATCAGGCGGTTTAATCGCCATCATACTTTAA
- a CDS encoding sugar ABC transporter substrate-binding protein has protein sequence MKKTSSKWVWMSVLLILTLALSACGIKKEPAPSAASGSVGETPKTEAVTGPLSGKRVALIMEFNTGTFSQQYVQGVKEEIAKFGGELTTFVADNDKAKMVSLLDSAINQKFDVILTDHGDSLLEPGVKKAVEQKIPVVVFDAAISVPGATVLSQDDQKMAELTLEQMKKDINGKGNIVKVWVAGFAPMERRQIAYGAFLKANPDIKEIASFGSAQNPALDTQAKMEAILKQYPKGEITAVWAAWDEFAKGAARAIQQAGRDEIKVYGIDMSDEDLQMIQDPNNPWTASAAVDPTDIGRVQVRYAYQKLNGDQTEDAVVLEPVYVQREALPDKQISTSELSEYVQGWGGSTQGIKDWMSAYGITAK, from the coding sequence ATGAAGAAAACAAGTTCAAAATGGGTGTGGATGAGCGTATTACTGATACTTACACTGGCACTGTCAGCCTGCGGAATTAAAAAAGAACCCGCTCCATCAGCTGCTTCAGGATCTGTAGGTGAAACTCCGAAGACGGAGGCGGTCACAGGGCCTTTGAGTGGTAAACGGGTTGCACTGATTATGGAATTCAATACAGGAACCTTTTCCCAGCAGTATGTACAGGGGGTAAAAGAGGAGATTGCCAAATTCGGCGGTGAACTTACTACCTTTGTTGCGGATAATGATAAAGCGAAAATGGTCTCTCTGCTCGACAGTGCCATTAACCAGAAATTTGATGTGATTCTGACCGACCACGGTGACTCGCTTCTGGAGCCTGGAGTGAAAAAAGCGGTTGAGCAGAAGATTCCAGTGGTTGTATTTGATGCAGCCATCAGTGTGCCCGGAGCTACAGTGCTGTCGCAAGACGACCAGAAAATGGCCGAGCTGACGCTTGAACAAATGAAAAAAGATATTAATGGCAAAGGAAATATTGTGAAAGTGTGGGTCGCGGGATTTGCCCCGATGGAGCGTCGTCAGATTGCATATGGTGCATTCCTGAAAGCCAATCCGGATATTAAGGAAATTGCTTCATTCGGTTCTGCTCAGAATCCAGCGCTGGACACGCAGGCGAAAATGGAGGCGATTCTTAAACAATATCCGAAAGGTGAAATTACTGCGGTCTGGGCTGCATGGGACGAGTTTGCCAAAGGTGCAGCGCGTGCGATTCAGCAAGCCGGGCGTGATGAGATCAAGGTATATGGTATCGATATGAGTGACGAAGATCTGCAAATGATTCAGGACCCGAACAATCCTTGGACAGCTTCCGCGGCTGTTGATCCAACAGATATTGGTCGTGTTCAAGTACGATATGCATACCAGAAACTGAACGGAGATCAAACCGAAGACGCGGTTGTCCTTGAGCCTGTATATGTGCAGCGTGAGGCGCTGCCAGACAAACAAATCTCTACGTCAGAGCTGTCCGAGTATGTCCAGGGGTGGGGAGGCAGTACACAGGGGATTAAAGACTGGATGAGCGCATACGGAATTACGGCAAAGTAA
- a CDS encoding sugar ABC transporter ATP-binding protein, with product MKDPITLDMEHIHKQFSGIAALKDVHFSVKGGEIHALLGANGAGKSTLMKILSGAYQLDKGTVQLNGYKLNLSSPREAKESGIHCVYQEVDAALVPQLTAAENIMLDQLASSDGGWWKSPKALQQRAKEALAQLGADSISVHRKVADLTLAEKQMILLARILIQDAKVIIFDEPTAPLSQEETDAFFRIVHLLKERGAACIFITHRLAEVTSHCDRVTVMRDGRHVFTGETSGLSLNDLVTQMLGKPFEEEFPKIEASVGDLLLEARGLRRGVKVKGIDLEVHRGEVLAVVGLVGAGKTECSRLLIGADPMEAGEIRLHGRHIRLNQPADAAVLGIVSVPEERRKQGIFIHENVERNLSLPLLSRLSRFGFVNRKRERQHADSLVKQLGIKTSSVKQEVKYLSGGNQQKVAIGKWLDTGADVFIFDEPTKGVDIGAKSDIFRIINELALAGKAVIYFTCELDEGMGIGDRIAVMCEGVIAKEFKRGETNQEQLLYYASGGREVEA from the coding sequence ATGAAGGACCCGATTACACTGGATATGGAGCATATTCATAAACAGTTCTCAGGCATAGCCGCTCTGAAGGACGTACATTTTTCAGTAAAAGGTGGAGAGATCCATGCGCTCCTTGGGGCTAACGGAGCTGGTAAAAGTACATTGATGAAAATCTTATCAGGCGCATATCAGCTGGATAAAGGTACCGTTCAACTCAATGGTTACAAGCTCAACCTTAGTTCTCCCAGAGAAGCAAAGGAAAGCGGTATCCATTGTGTATATCAGGAGGTGGATGCTGCACTTGTACCGCAGCTTACAGCTGCCGAGAATATTATGCTTGATCAGTTAGCATCATCTGACGGCGGGTGGTGGAAAAGTCCAAAAGCGCTGCAGCAGCGTGCGAAGGAAGCCTTAGCACAGCTGGGGGCGGACAGCATTTCAGTTCACCGTAAAGTCGCCGATCTGACACTGGCAGAGAAGCAGATGATTCTGCTTGCACGTATCCTGATTCAGGATGCCAAAGTGATTATATTTGATGAGCCGACGGCACCTTTGAGCCAGGAGGAGACAGACGCGTTCTTTCGAATCGTACATCTTCTTAAGGAGCGCGGAGCTGCCTGTATTTTCATTACCCATCGTCTTGCAGAAGTGACAAGTCACTGTGACAGGGTTACGGTCATGAGAGACGGCCGTCATGTGTTTACAGGTGAAACAAGTGGACTTTCACTGAATGATCTGGTTACACAGATGCTGGGCAAACCGTTTGAAGAAGAGTTTCCGAAGATTGAAGCCTCCGTGGGTGACCTGCTGCTGGAGGCACGAGGCCTTCGACGAGGAGTTAAGGTAAAGGGTATTGATCTTGAAGTTCACCGCGGTGAGGTGCTTGCAGTGGTAGGACTGGTAGGTGCTGGGAAAACGGAATGTTCCCGCCTTCTGATTGGTGCTGACCCTATGGAGGCAGGCGAAATTCGGCTGCACGGCCGTCATATCCGTCTAAACCAGCCTGCCGATGCAGCGGTTTTGGGTATCGTTTCTGTGCCAGAGGAGCGGCGTAAACAAGGGATTTTTATTCATGAAAATGTCGAACGTAATTTGAGTTTGCCCCTGCTCTCGCGTCTTAGTAGATTTGGATTTGTTAACCGTAAGCGTGAGCGGCAGCATGCAGATTCACTCGTAAAGCAGCTGGGCATCAAAACCTCGTCTGTGAAGCAGGAAGTGAAATATTTGAGCGGCGGAAACCAGCAGAAAGTTGCGATTGGCAAATGGCTGGACACTGGAGCGGATGTATTTATTTTTGACGAGCCTACGAAAGGTGTAGATATCGGGGCGAAAAGTGACATTTTCCGCATCATCAATGAGCTGGCACTGGCAGGTAAAGCGGTCATCTATTTCACTTGTGAGCTGGATGAAGGGATGGGGATCGGAGACCGGATTGCGGTCATGTGTGAAGGAGTTATTGCAAAAGAATTCAAGCGAGGCGAGACGAACCAAGAACAGCTGCTTTACTATGCAAGCGGTGGACGAGAGGTGGAAGCATGA
- a CDS encoding ABC transporter permease: MKDKSLDFAFRYGAIIVIIGVIAFFGIRLPYFFTYSNLTDILGSISIVTFVAIGVTLSLIVDGFDLSVGATVSLTTVVTASLMIWYQQPLAVVIIVPLIIGAVIGLLNALLIVKLRIPDLLATLATMYIIGGIHKTYAQGYTIYNHMQFPDGSKAAGEMDPTFLQLGQGKWLGMPISVILLLAAVIGVHIFLTYTKYGRQMYITGGNEEAARLSGIKVKKVRTLAYVAAGVFAAIGGIIYASKVGSGQIDAGSPLLMESVAAVFVGFSVFGAGKPNVIGTFIGSVLIGVLVNGLTMMNVQYFTHDIVKGGVLVLALAVTFYVLNRNRT, translated from the coding sequence ATGAAGGATAAATCACTGGATTTTGCGTTCCGCTACGGAGCCATTATTGTCATCATAGGTGTTATAGCTTTTTTCGGTATAAGACTGCCCTATTTTTTCACGTACAGCAATTTGACTGATATTTTAGGTTCAATCTCGATTGTAACATTCGTAGCGATCGGTGTTACGTTATCTCTCATAGTGGATGGGTTTGATCTTTCAGTAGGTGCAACCGTCTCCCTGACAACCGTGGTTACGGCATCGCTTATGATCTGGTATCAGCAGCCTTTGGCCGTCGTGATCATTGTGCCGTTAATTATCGGGGCTGTCATTGGTTTGCTGAATGCCCTTCTCATCGTTAAACTACGTATCCCTGATCTGCTGGCTACGCTTGCAACGATGTACATCATCGGAGGCATTCATAAAACCTATGCTCAGGGCTATACGATATACAACCATATGCAGTTTCCGGACGGGAGCAAGGCTGCTGGTGAGATGGACCCGACTTTTTTGCAGCTGGGACAGGGGAAGTGGCTTGGCATGCCGATCTCGGTAATTCTGCTGCTTGCTGCTGTCATTGGTGTTCATATCTTTTTGACATACACGAAATATGGACGGCAGATGTATATTACAGGGGGAAATGAAGAAGCTGCCCGGCTTTCCGGAATCAAGGTGAAAAAGGTACGTACGCTTGCTTATGTGGCAGCGGGAGTGTTCGCAGCGATCGGAGGAATCATCTATGCTTCCAAAGTTGGATCTGGACAGATCGATGCTGGATCTCCGTTGTTAATGGAGTCAGTAGCCGCAGTATTTGTGGGTTTCTCCGTCTTTGGTGCGGGAAAACCGAATGTCATCGGTACCTTTATTGGTTCTGTGCTGATCGGTGTACTGGTCAATGGTTTGACCATGATGAATGTCCAGTATTTTACACATGATATAGTCAAAGGTGGAGTGCTTGTGCTGGCTTTGGCGGTCACATTTTATGTTTTAAACCGCAACCGCACTTGA
- a CDS encoding HU family DNA-binding protein, translating to MNKSDLITHVSEATELSKKDVTKAVDAVFEAISEALQNGDKVQLVGFGNFEVRERSARKGRNPQTGEEIEIPASKIPAFKPGKALKDGIK from the coding sequence ATGAACAAATCAGACTTGATTACTCACGTATCCGAAGCTACTGAATTGTCCAAAAAGGATGTAACGAAAGCGGTTGATGCCGTATTCGAAGCAATCTCTGAGGCTCTTCAAAACGGAGACAAAGTGCAATTGGTTGGTTTTGGGAACTTCGAAGTTCGCGAGCGCTCTGCACGTAAAGGACGCAACCCGCAAACAGGTGAAGAAATCGAAATTCCTGCGAGCAAAATTCCTGCGTTCAAACCAGGTAAAGCGCTCAAAGACGGAATTAAATAA
- the mtrB gene encoding trp RNA-binding attenuation protein MtrB yields MDQSTGSDYIVIKAEENGVQVIGLTRGQDTRFHHTEKLDKGEVMIAQFTTHTSAIKIRGKATLITKHGEIESD; encoded by the coding sequence ATGGATCAATCAACGGGCAGTGACTATATCGTAATTAAAGCAGAAGAAAATGGTGTTCAGGTGATCGGTTTAACCCGAGGACAGGACACTCGCTTTCACCATACCGAAAAGCTCGATAAAGGCGAGGTGATGATTGCCCAGTTTACAACACACACCTCTGCCATTAAAATTCGTGGGAAAGCAACACTGATCACGAAGCATGGAGAGATTGAATCGGACTAG
- a CDS encoding heptaprenyl diphosphate synthase component 1 has translation MNSYRVPQLAKKYTDYDMIRQHTEIPSFPDSRARLLQVFVGRTDEKGHQELYALATSLVQLAMDTHDRIDTISGDRGEQEMRSRQLNVLAGDYLSSRFYQLLAHAGKIEMIGKLSGAVSEVNARKMTLYERMKKLLVSADEYLRETVQLRMQLFLSFTDMIPDKDKPLWNSLLTEFSTCETIAAELNRMRDEQQLLHSYAFWHIYEYGNDEERSHLHQMKIELRAWNAVVLKYSVNEVLLDKLRESIHRIQLMLHEGGHQDVQEMDAILEPYLTYVQPSHAVVRED, from the coding sequence ATGAATTCATATCGCGTACCCCAACTAGCAAAGAAATATACGGATTACGACATGATTCGACAACATACGGAAATCCCGTCATTTCCGGATAGCCGGGCGCGTCTGTTACAGGTATTTGTGGGCCGTACAGACGAAAAGGGGCATCAGGAGCTGTACGCTTTAGCGACCTCGCTCGTTCAGTTGGCTATGGATACGCATGATCGAATCGATACGATATCCGGTGATCGGGGAGAACAAGAGATGCGCTCACGCCAGTTGAATGTTCTCGCTGGAGATTATCTGAGCAGCCGCTTCTACCAATTGCTCGCTCACGCAGGCAAAATTGAGATGATCGGCAAGCTCAGCGGTGCTGTTTCTGAAGTGAACGCACGCAAGATGACGCTGTATGAACGGATGAAAAAGCTTCTCGTTTCGGCTGATGAATATTTGCGTGAAACGGTACAGCTGAGAATGCAGCTGTTTCTTTCATTTACAGACATGATCCCTGATAAGGATAAGCCGCTGTGGAACAGTTTGTTGACCGAATTCAGCACTTGCGAAACGATCGCAGCAGAGTTGAATCGAATGCGTGACGAGCAGCAGCTCCTTCACAGCTATGCGTTCTGGCATATTTATGAGTACGGCAATGATGAGGAACGCAGTCACCTGCATCAAATGAAGATTGAATTGCGTGCGTGGAATGCTGTGGTGCTGAAGTACAGTGTGAACGAAGTGCTGCTGGACAAGCTGCGCGAGAGTATACACCGCATTCAGCTTATGCTGCATGAGGGAGGTCATCAAGACGTGCAGGAGATGGATGCAATTCTTGAGCCTTACCTGACCTATGTGCAGCCTTCACATGCGGTAGTAAGGGAAGATTGA
- a CDS encoding demethylmenaquinone methyltransferase, whose amino-acid sequence MGSGETKPKEEFVHSVFQSIAGKYDVMNDILSFRRHKAWRKFTMKKMNMSKGDTGLDLCCGTCDWTLAMAEASETGHMHGLDFSSNMLEVGQNKIDAVNRSKQITLVQGNAMSLPFEDNSFDYVTIGFGLRNVPDLRQVLSEMKRVVKPGGMVVCLELSKPTWQPFKGIYYFYFEHMLPNMAKLFAKRYEQYKWLPDSLALFPGRKELADIFVETGLQQVQAYPLTGGIAALHIGTKENQNV is encoded by the coding sequence ATGGGTAGCGGAGAGACCAAACCGAAAGAAGAATTTGTCCATTCGGTTTTTCAGAGTATAGCCGGCAAGTATGACGTCATGAATGATATTCTGAGTTTCCGCAGGCATAAGGCATGGCGCAAATTCACGATGAAAAAGATGAATATGTCCAAGGGTGATACGGGACTGGATTTGTGCTGCGGCACATGTGACTGGACACTCGCTATGGCCGAAGCAAGTGAAACGGGGCACATGCACGGACTGGATTTCAGCAGCAATATGCTGGAAGTAGGTCAGAACAAAATTGATGCGGTGAATCGTTCAAAGCAGATTACTCTTGTTCAAGGCAACGCGATGTCACTGCCTTTCGAAGACAATTCGTTTGATTATGTCACGATTGGATTCGGATTACGCAATGTACCGGATCTCAGACAGGTATTATCTGAAATGAAACGTGTTGTGAAACCCGGCGGTATGGTGGTCTGCCTGGAATTATCGAAACCGACCTGGCAGCCGTTTAAAGGGATTTATTATTTTTATTTTGAGCATATGCTGCCGAATATGGCCAAATTGTTTGCCAAACGTTATGAGCAGTACAAGTGGCTGCCGGACTCTCTGGCACTTTTCCCGGGGAGAAAGGAACTGGCGGACATATTTGTTGAAACCGGATTGCAGCAGGTGCAGGCCTATCCTCTAACCGGAGGCATCGCGGCACTGCATATTGGAACCAAGGAGAATCAGAATGTTTAG
- a CDS encoding UbiA-like polyprenyltransferase encodes MFRKIRIFLEMIKIEHTLFALPFAFMGAILGSMVVNNTFPSWMQIMWVLLAMVGARSAAFGLNRIIDQAIDAKNPRTAMRAIPAGLLKNGEVIIFIIVSFILLFWASSNLNVLSMQLLPIAVFMLVLYSYTKRFTWLCHVVLGMTIGLAPLGGWVAVTGTMDWTAIVLYVTIVFWTAGFDIIYACQDLEFDQGEGLHSIPSRFGLVKSLQIAKFFHIITAVGFLALLLMTDLSWWYGAGMLITYGILLYEHYIVSPNDMSRVQTAFFTMNSVLSLVVFTFTLIDLAVK; translated from the coding sequence ATGTTTAGGAAAATTCGCATCTTTTTAGAAATGATCAAGATTGAACATACGCTTTTCGCGTTACCTTTTGCATTTATGGGCGCTATTTTGGGGTCCATGGTGGTGAACAATACCTTCCCGAGCTGGATGCAGATTATGTGGGTGCTGCTTGCCATGGTTGGGGCACGAAGTGCAGCTTTTGGTCTGAACCGGATTATCGACCAAGCAATTGATGCTAAAAATCCGCGTACTGCCATGAGAGCTATTCCGGCAGGTTTGTTGAAGAATGGCGAGGTTATTATTTTCATCATCGTTTCGTTTATTTTACTATTCTGGGCATCATCCAATCTTAATGTATTATCGATGCAGCTGCTGCCGATTGCGGTCTTCATGCTGGTGCTTTATTCCTACACCAAACGTTTCACATGGCTCTGTCACGTCGTGCTGGGGATGACGATTGGTCTTGCTCCACTTGGAGGATGGGTAGCCGTAACCGGAACGATGGATTGGACAGCGATCGTGCTGTACGTTACGATTGTATTCTGGACAGCAGGTTTTGATATTATTTATGCTTGTCAGGATCTGGAGTTTGATCAGGGGGAGGGTCTGCACTCCATTCCATCCCGTTTCGGGCTTGTGAAGTCACTGCAGATCGCCAAGTTTTTCCACATCATCACCGCTGTTGGTTTTCTTGCATTGTTGTTAATGACGGATCTGAGCTGGTGGTACGGTGCCGGGATGCTCATTACGTACGGCATTTTGCTTTACGAACACTATATTGTATCTCCTAACGATATGAGCCGTGTACAGACGGCATTCTTTACGATGAACAGCGTTCTGAGTCTGGTCGTATTTACGTTTACACTTATTGATCTGGCGGTGAAATAA